A genomic window from Polaribacter gangjinensis includes:
- a CDS encoding WS/DGAT/MGAT family O-acyltransferase: protein MAKKLIKNLLEEVKSNSFEQISGQDATFLYAESPTSPMHVATLVIVEGSLKFEDFKAIVASKLHLIPKFRKRLLNLPMNLDYPYWVDDPNFDIDLHINRIRLPEPANWKTLRELTSSIFSNPLDLRRPLWSIDFIEGLDEVSQVPKGSVAIVSKVHHVMIDGASGVGIMGILFDKTADEKDKEIPKPIPFDPEPLPDEISLLIKSSQDFFKSPFKIPKLASETALYFLQGKISKQLSPKKTVFKNFATPNTIFNKNVSPKRTWGTAILSFERINTLRKIMGVTVNDLILTICAGGIRRYLEEREKLPSQPLVANVPISIRGNEENQAMNNQISNMLVKIATHIKDPIERLEYIYKQTSLGKKKHKTVGAKSLAQMAEAVPFGLANLAAGLYSKYNIKEFIKPPFNVTITNVPGPQSPLYLRGQKILSIFGLTPVLDGFGLIIAAFSYNGLVSITTTSDAKTMPDADKFSRYIREAANELEAVILERGKRHPKPQNETLKSYSFFIKFKKYLTETIDFKSDFEGIIDFQITAEKTVFPTQIVVSEKGVTVKKEASENALITLEIDDLVLYHLSRKKLLLKEVIIQERIKIAGNSKNKALFLKTLTAFFNQ, encoded by the coding sequence ATGGCAAAAAAGCTAATAAAAAATCTATTAGAAGAAGTTAAAAGCAATTCTTTTGAACAAATCTCTGGACAAGATGCCACTTTTTTATATGCAGAATCGCCCACAAGTCCTATGCATGTCGCAACTTTGGTAATTGTAGAAGGTTCGTTAAAATTTGAGGACTTCAAAGCAATTGTTGCTTCGAAATTGCATTTAATTCCAAAGTTTCGAAAAAGATTGCTAAACCTTCCTATGAATTTAGATTATCCTTATTGGGTAGATGATCCAAATTTTGATATTGATTTGCACATCAACAGAATCAGACTTCCTGAACCTGCAAACTGGAAAACTTTGCGCGAATTGACATCCTCTATTTTTAGCAATCCATTAGATTTAAGAAGACCTTTGTGGTCAATTGATTTTATTGAAGGATTAGACGAAGTTTCGCAAGTACCAAAAGGCTCAGTTGCCATTGTTTCAAAAGTACATCATGTGATGATTGATGGTGCATCAGGAGTCGGAATTATGGGTATTTTGTTCGATAAAACTGCGGATGAAAAAGACAAAGAAATTCCAAAACCAATTCCTTTTGATCCTGAACCTTTACCAGATGAAATCTCATTATTGATTAAAAGTTCTCAAGATTTTTTTAAAAGTCCTTTTAAAATTCCAAAATTAGCCAGTGAAACAGCCTTGTATTTTTTACAAGGAAAAATTAGCAAACAGCTGAGTCCAAAAAAAACCGTTTTCAAAAATTTTGCTACTCCAAATACTATTTTCAATAAAAATGTTTCTCCAAAAAGAACTTGGGGAACTGCCATTTTATCTTTTGAAAGAATCAATACACTTCGCAAAATAATGGGTGTAACTGTCAATGATTTGATTTTAACTATTTGTGCAGGCGGAATTAGAAGATATTTAGAAGAAAGAGAAAAACTTCCTTCACAGCCTTTGGTAGCCAATGTTCCTATTTCTATTCGCGGAAATGAAGAAAACCAAGCAATGAACAATCAAATTTCGAATATGTTGGTTAAAATTGCCACTCATATCAAAGATCCCATTGAGCGTTTAGAATATATTTACAAGCAAACAAGTTTAGGCAAAAAAAAACACAAAACAGTAGGAGCAAAATCGTTGGCACAAATGGCTGAAGCTGTTCCTTTTGGATTGGCAAATTTGGCAGCTGGCCTGTATAGCAAATACAATATCAAAGAGTTTATCAAACCACCATTTAACGTAACAATAACCAACGTTCCTGGCCCTCAAAGCCCTCTGTATTTAAGAGGTCAAAAAATACTTTCTATTTTTGGATTGACCCCTGTTTTGGATGGATTTGGATTGATTATTGCTGCTTTCAGTTACAATGGATTAGTTTCTATAACTACAACATCTGACGCTAAAACAATGCCTGATGCTGATAAGTTTTCAAGATATATTAGAGAAGCTGCCAATGAATTGGAAGCTGTTATTTTAGAGAGAGGAAAACGTCATCCAAAACCTCAAAACGAAACCTTGAAAAGCTATTCATTTTTTATAAAATTCAAGAAATATTTAACTGAAACTATTGATTTTAAAAGTGATTTTGAAGGCATAATTGATTTTCAAATCACTGCCGAAAAAACTGTTTTTCCTACTCAAATAGTGGTTTCAGAAAAAGGTGTTACAGTGAAAAAAGAAGCTTCAGAAAATGCCTTAATAACCTTAGAAATTGATGATTTGGTGTTGTATCATTTATCCCGAAAAAAATTACTTTTAAAAGAAGTGATAATTCAAGAGCGAATTAAAATTGCTGGAAATTCAAAAAATAAAGCGTTGTTTTTAAAAACATTAACTGCTTTTTTCAATCAATAA